The following coding sequences are from one Eublepharis macularius isolate TG4126 chromosome 19, MPM_Emac_v1.0, whole genome shotgun sequence window:
- the ENDOU gene encoding uridylate-specific endoribonuclease isoform X1, whose translation MLVLPWRLLGIMKTGVFLLLLGAACSMASNSLYTASDSCKGRCNEKYNRKDVCHCNAKCEKYQNCCDDYHIHCGQDSKETNAASDEGFSRSEDAISQEELQKISEQLYQSDSNKAAESDITLNKQFLTSQTSKKEDQSPEPLFSFVNEEKLFSKPTYASFIKLLDNYHKKVEKGEEFTAEQLKEQDRFLEEIMKTAVMQELYRFLHNKNRYGTEAEFIADLKEMWFGLYSRGKGEGSSSGFEHVFLGEVKEGKVSGFHNWISFYLQEKKGVLNYLSHNYDGPWTSYPDVLGIQFSWDGTYKEVGTAFIGSSPEFEFGLYSLCYISRPGKVCHLKMGSHNLDIQTYTWDKTTYGNGKKYIATAYAVSP comes from the exons ATGCTGGTCCTGCCTTGGAGACTTCTTGGGATAATGAAGACCGGAGTATTTCTTCTCCTGCTAGGAGCTGCCTGCAGCATGGCCTCCAACT cTTTGTATACTGCATCGGATTCCTGCAAAGGGCGATGTAATGAAAAATACAACCGCAAAGATGTCTGTCATTGTAATGCTAAATGTGAAAAATATCAGAACTGCTGTGATGATTACCATATCCATTGCGGGCAGG ATAGCAAAGAAACGAATGCAGCGTCTGATG AGGGATTCTCCAGAAGTGAGGATGCCATCAGTCAGGAAGAGCTTCAAAAAATATCCGAGCAACTTTACCAAAGTGACAGCAACAAAGCAGCGGAGTCTGACATCACCCTTAACAAGCAGTTTTTAACATCCCAGACTTCGAAAAAGGAGGATCAGTCTCCAGAACC ACTCTTTTCATTTGTCAACGAAGAGAAGCTCTTTTCCAAGCCGACTTACGCCAGTTTCATTAAGCTGCTTGATAATTATCACAAGAAGGTTGAAAAGGGGGAAGAGTTCACTGCTGAGCAACTGAAAGAGCAGGATCGCTTCCTGGAGGAAATCATGAAGACGGCGGTCATGCAAGAGCTTTACAGGTTCCTTCATAACAAGA ATCGTTATGGAACAGAGGCAGAATTTATTGCCGACTTAAAGGAGATGTGGTTTGGCCTTTACTCCAGGGGCAAGGGAGAAGGAAGCTCCAGTGGCTTTGAGCATGTCTTTCTAG GAGAAGTCAAGGAAGGAAAAGTGTCTGGGTTCCACAACTGGATTAGTTTCTACCTGCAGGAGAAAAAAGGTGTCCTCAACTATCTCAGCCACAACTATGATGGTCCG TGGACCTCCTATCCAGATGTGCTTGGGATACAGTTCAGCTGGGATGGAACTTACAAGGAAGTTGGAACAGCCTTCATTGGAAGCAGTCCTGAATTCGAATTTGGCCTCTACTCATTGTGCTATATCTCTAGGCCTGGAAAAGT GTGTCATCTAAAAATGGGGAGTCATAATCTGGATATCCAGACGTACACTTGGGATAAAACCACCTATGGCAATGGGAAAAAGTACATTGCCACTGCTTATGCAGTTTCCCCATGA
- the ENDOU gene encoding uridylate-specific endoribonuclease isoform X2 has protein sequence MLVLPWRLLGIMKTGVFLLLLGAACSMASNYSKETNAASDEGFSRSEDAISQEELQKISEQLYQSDSNKAAESDITLNKQFLTSQTSKKEDQSPEPLFSFVNEEKLFSKPTYASFIKLLDNYHKKVEKGEEFTAEQLKEQDRFLEEIMKTAVMQELYRFLHNKNRYGTEAEFIADLKEMWFGLYSRGKGEGSSSGFEHVFLGEVKEGKVSGFHNWISFYLQEKKGVLNYLSHNYDGPWTSYPDVLGIQFSWDGTYKEVGTAFIGSSPEFEFGLYSLCYISRPGKVCHLKMGSHNLDIQTYTWDKTTYGNGKKYIATAYAVSP, from the exons ATGCTGGTCCTGCCTTGGAGACTTCTTGGGATAATGAAGACCGGAGTATTTCTTCTCCTGCTAGGAGCTGCCTGCAGCATGGCCTCCAACT ATAGCAAAGAAACGAATGCAGCGTCTGATG AGGGATTCTCCAGAAGTGAGGATGCCATCAGTCAGGAAGAGCTTCAAAAAATATCCGAGCAACTTTACCAAAGTGACAGCAACAAAGCAGCGGAGTCTGACATCACCCTTAACAAGCAGTTTTTAACATCCCAGACTTCGAAAAAGGAGGATCAGTCTCCAGAACC ACTCTTTTCATTTGTCAACGAAGAGAAGCTCTTTTCCAAGCCGACTTACGCCAGTTTCATTAAGCTGCTTGATAATTATCACAAGAAGGTTGAAAAGGGGGAAGAGTTCACTGCTGAGCAACTGAAAGAGCAGGATCGCTTCCTGGAGGAAATCATGAAGACGGCGGTCATGCAAGAGCTTTACAGGTTCCTTCATAACAAGA ATCGTTATGGAACAGAGGCAGAATTTATTGCCGACTTAAAGGAGATGTGGTTTGGCCTTTACTCCAGGGGCAAGGGAGAAGGAAGCTCCAGTGGCTTTGAGCATGTCTTTCTAG GAGAAGTCAAGGAAGGAAAAGTGTCTGGGTTCCACAACTGGATTAGTTTCTACCTGCAGGAGAAAAAAGGTGTCCTCAACTATCTCAGCCACAACTATGATGGTCCG TGGACCTCCTATCCAGATGTGCTTGGGATACAGTTCAGCTGGGATGGAACTTACAAGGAAGTTGGAACAGCCTTCATTGGAAGCAGTCCTGAATTCGAATTTGGCCTCTACTCATTGTGCTATATCTCTAGGCCTGGAAAAGT GTGTCATCTAAAAATGGGGAGTCATAATCTGGATATCCAGACGTACACTTGGGATAAAACCACCTATGGCAATGGGAAAAAGTACATTGCCACTGCTTATGCAGTTTCCCCATGA